Proteins encoded within one genomic window of Raphanus sativus cultivar WK10039 unplaced genomic scaffold, ASM80110v3 Scaffold0651, whole genome shotgun sequence:
- the LOC130502675 gene encoding inositol-3-phosphate synthase: MFIESFKVESPNVKYTENEIHSMYDYETTEVVHENVNGAYQWIVKPKVVKYDFKTDTRVPKLGVMLVGWGGNNGSTLTAGVIANKEGISWATKDKVQQANYFGSLTQASSIRVGSFNGEEIYAPFKSLVPMVNPDDVVFGGWDISDMNLADAMGRAKVLDIDLQKQLRPFMENIVPLPGIFDPDFVAANQGSRANNVIKGTKKEQVDQIIKDMREFKEKNKVDKVVVLWTGNTERYSNVIVGLNDTMENLMKSVERDESEISPSTLYAIACVLEGIPFINGSPQNTFVPGLIDLAIKNNVLIGGDDFKSGQTKMKSVLVDFLVGAGIKPTSIVSYNHLGNNDGMNLSAPQTFRSKEISKSNVVDDMVASNGILFEPGEHPDHVVVIKYVPYVADSKRAMDEYTSEIFMGGKNTIVMHNTCEDSLLAAPIILDLVLLAELSTRIQFKSEKEGKFHSFHPVATILSYLTKAPLVPPGTPVVNALSKQRAMLENILRACVGLAPENNMILEYK; encoded by the exons ATGTTCATCGAGAGCTTCAAAGTTGAGAGCCCGAACGTGAAATACACAGAGAATGAGATTCATTCGATGTACGATTACGAGACGACGGAAGTCGTTCACGAGAACGTTAACGGTGCTTACCAGTGGATCGTGAAGCCCAAGGTTGTCAAATACGATTTCAAAACCGATACTCGTGTCCCCAAATTAgg GGTTATGCTTGTTGGTTGGGGAGGAAACAATGGATCAACCCTCACCGCCGGTGTAATTGCCAATAAAGA AGGAATCTCGTGGGCGACCAAGGACAAAGTGCAACAAGCTAACTACTTCGGGTCGTTAACACAAGCATCGTCTATTCGTGTCGGATCCTTCAACGGTGAAGAGATCTATGCTCCTTTCAAGAGTCTCGTTCCAATG GTTAATCCAGATGATGTTGTGTTTGGTGGATGGGACATAAGTGATATGAATCTAGCAGACGCTATGGGGAGAGCCAAGGTTCTTGACATTGATCTGCAGAAACAGCTTAGGCCTTTCATGGAGAACATTGTCCCACTCCCTGGTATCTTCGATCCTGATTTCGTCGCTGCCAATCAGGGGTCACGTGCCAACAACGTCATCAAAGGTACCAAGAAGGAACAAGTCGACCAAATCATCAAGGACATGAG GGAGTTTAAGGAGAAGAACAAGGTGGATAAGGTTGTGGTTCTGTGGACGGGTAACACAGAGCGTTACAGCAATGTGATCGTGGGGCTAAACGACACAATGGAGAATCTTATGAAGTCTGTGGAAAGGGATGAGTCTGAGATCTCTCCTTCCACGCTTTATGCGATTGCATGTGTTCTTGAAGGCATCCCCTTCATCAATGGAAGCCCTCAGAACACCTTTGTTCCAGGTCTTATTGATTTGGCTATCAAGAACAATGTTTTGATCGGTGGTGATGACTTCAAGAGTGGTCAAACCAAGATGAAATCCGTCTTGGTTGATTTCCTTGTTGGTGCTGGAATCAAG CCTACTTCAATAGTGAGCTACAATCACCTAGGGAACAACGATGGAATGAACCTCTCAGCTCCACAGACATTCAGATCTAAGGAGATCTCCAAAAGTAATGTGGTGGATGATATGGTTGCTAGCAACGGTATCCTCTTCGAGCCCGGGGAACACCCTGACCATGTTGTTGTCATCAAG TATGTACCGTATGTTGCAGATAGCAAGCGAGCCATGGATGAGTATACATCAGAGATATTCATGGGAGGAAAGAACACAATTGTGATGCACAACACCTGCGAGGACTCTCTCCTAGCTGCTCCAATTATCTTGGATCTTGTTCTCCTCGCTGAACTCAGCACCAGGATTCAGTTCAAATCCGAGAAAGAG GGGAAGTTTCATTCTTTCCATCCTGTGGCCACTATACTCAGCTACCTCACCAAGGCACCGCTCGTGCCGCCTGGAACACCGGTGGTTAATGCGTTGTCTAAGCAGCGGGCGATGCTGGAGAACATTCTTAGGGCCTGCGTTGGGCTGGCTCCGGAGAACAACATGATCTTGGAGTACAAGTGA
- the LOC130502674 gene encoding FCS-Like Zinc finger 7-like, producing MLIGNRRRQQMQRTPSMPRITIEVDDNQTAGQDTDVAMAVVDGGINYDQRFSAVLSPGNHRRNERKDDGKSTLQSSSFLGSCGFCKRRLAPGRDIYMYKGDAAFCSMECREQQIEQDKGKTPSRVVLSPSN from the exons ATGTTGATTGGGAATCGGCGACGTCAACAAATGCAGAGAACACCAAGCATGCCGAGGATCACTATCGAGGTTGATGATAATCAGACCGCCGGCCAAGACACTGACGTGGCTATGGCGGTGGTAGACGGCGGAATTAATTACGACCAGCGGTTCTCGGCTGTGTTGTCGCCGGGAAATCACAGAAGGAACGAGAGAAAAGACGATGGGAAATCAACGTTGCAGTCGTCGTCTTTCCTTGGAAGCTGTGGCTTTTGCAAACGTCGTTTAGCTCCCGGTCGTGATATTTACATGTACAa AGGAGATGCAGCGTTTTGTAGCATGGAATGCAGAGAACAACAAATTGAGCAGGACAAAGGCAAAACTCCAAGCAGAGTCGTTTTATCACCGTCAAACTAG
- the LOC108841751 gene encoding nitrate regulatory gene2 protein — MVPSILEKMGCSTSKPSTNKKKKKKNEPLLLCKERKRFVKQAIDSRCALAAAHVSYTRSLRNIGACLRQYAEAETVPAVASSPSSSYPDDDDDDSVDSPLSHNSNPKPLLSLSYTKSTPAADSTVTFTINPLEEDAMPELSPRPTRPRRPETYSWDYFDTCDDLDSFRLTEIGCENVSVTGLEKSNVEDLNKTEQRKQSCEDGEREDPSEFITHRAKDFVSSMKDIEHKFFRASESGKEVSRMLEANKLSVRFTVTPGKGNSVAFLAALKRACCKGKESHSPLFKESSLPQPVTKVIVWKRTSSSRSSTSRNPLIETPKDDEDDDEESGSDFMQEFCMISGSHSSSLDRLYAWERKLYDEVKASEMIRKEYDRKCEQLRNQFTKDHSAKAMDKTRAAAKDLHSRIRVAIQSVDAISKRIERIRDEELHPQLSEFLQGLIRMWKAMLECHHSQYITISLAYHRRNTSKIGRENALKRRVWSELVEETECFGLSFTDLVNSMTCYVEALNGWLHNCVLLPQERSTRNRRPWSPRRVLAPPIFVLCRDWSAGIKSLPSDELSGSIKEFSMDMEMLGEEKDDPVLVSEDLSSVHSSLAKLLERLKKFSEASLKMYEDVKVRSEEAVVAYANHSNSGRPVM, encoded by the exons ATGGTTCCTTCTATTCTGGAGAAGATGGGATGTTCAACCTCAAAACCATCGacgaataagaagaagaagaagaagaacgagCCGCTGCTTCTATGTAAAGAAAGGAAGAGATTCGTCAAACAAGCCATTGATTCCAGATGTGCTCTCGCCGCCGCACACGTGTCCTACACCCGTTCCCTCCGTAACATCGGAGCTTGTCTCCGTCAATACGCCGAGGCCGAGACTGTACCCGCCGTGgcttcatctccttcttcttcttaccctgacgacgacgacgacgactcGGTTGACTCGCCGTTGAGTCACAACTCGAACCCTAAACCTCTTTTGAGTCTAAGCTACACCAAGTCGACGCCGGCGGCTGATTCCACAGTGACTTTCACGATTAACCCACTCGAGGAAGACGCAATGCCGGAGTTATCTCCTCGGCCGACGCGTCCTCGCCGGCCGGAGACGTATTCTTGGGACTACTTCGACACTTGTGACGATCTCGATAGCTTTAGACTGACAGAGATTGGTTGTGAGAATGTATCAGTTACAGGGTTAGAGAAGAGTAATGTAGAAGATTTAAATAAAACAGAGCAGAGGAAACAGAGCTGTGAAGATGGTGAAAGAGAAGATCCATCAGAGTTTATTACACACAGAGCTAAAGACTTTGTGTCAAGCATGAAAGATATAGAGCATAAGTTCTTCCGAGCTTCTGAATCTGGTAAAGAGGTTTCTCGTATGCTTGAAGCTAACAAACTCAGTGTCCGTTTCACTGTTACCCCAG GAAAGGGAAACTCAGTTGCGTTTCTCGCAGCTTTGAAACGAGCTTGTTGTAAAGGGAAGGAGAGTCACTCACCTCTTTTTAAAG AGTCATCATTGCCCCAACCAGTTACTAAAGTTATTGTATGGAAAAGAACATCGTCTTCAAGATCCTCCACTTCTAGAAATCCATTGATTGAAACACCaaaagatgatgaagatgatgatgaagaaagtGGAAGTGATTTCATGCAAGAGTTCTGTATGATCTCAGGAAGTCACTCCTCTTCTCTTGATCGTTTGTACGCTTGGGAGAGAAAACTCTATGATGAAGTCAAG GCGAGTGAGATGATTAGGAAAGAGTATGATCGAAAATGCGAGCAGTTAAGGAACCAATTCACAAAGGATCACAGTGCTAAAGCCATGGATAAAACTAGAGCAGCTGCAAAAGATCTTCATTCACGAATCAGAGTCGCTATACAGTCCGTTGATGCCATTTCGAAGCGTATCGAGAGGATCAGAGACGAAGAGCTTCACCCACAGCTCTCAGAGTTTCTCCAAGG GTTGATAAGAATGTGGAAAGCAATGCTGGAGTGTCACCACTCGCAGTACATTACCATTTCATTGGCTTATCATCGTAGGAACACGTCCAAAATAGGGCGGGAAAACGCTCTCAAGAGACGGGTATGGTCAGAGCTTGTAGAGGAAACAGAGTGTTTTGGTCTAAGCTTTACAGATTTGGTTAACAGTATGACTTGCTACGTCGAAGCACTCAATGGTTGGCTACACAACTGTGTGTTGCTCCCTCAAGAACGTTCTACGAGAAACCGAAGACCGTGGTCCCCGCGGCGTGTCCTCGCCCCGCCGATATTCGTCTTGTGCCGAGATTGGTCGGCTGGGATAAAGTCTCTGCCGTCAGATGAACTCAGTGGGTCGATCAAAGAGTTCTCGATGGATATGGAGATGTTAGGGGAGGAGAAGGATGATCCGGTGTTGGTTTCTGAAGATCTGTCCAGCGTGCATTCGAGTTTGGCGAAGCTTCTGGAGAGACTGAAGAAGTTTTCAGAAGCTTCTTTGAAAATGTATGAAGATGTAAAGGTGAGAAGCGAAGAAGCTGTTG